One window of the Cydia splendana chromosome 18, ilCydSple1.2, whole genome shotgun sequence genome contains the following:
- the LOC134799131 gene encoding 3-oxoacyl-[acyl-carrier-protein] reductase FabG-like: MSFSGKVVLVTGASSGIGAATAILFSKEGASVAIVGRNETKLSNVAQKCAHLGAQPLVIRADVANEKEASTIIKKTVDHFGKLDVLVNNAGIARKASVAESNTLQIYDEVMNTNMRSIVQLTSLAAPYLVATKGNIVNVSSIASTKVLGEGFMAYCVSKAGLDHFTRCAALDLAASGVRVNSVNPGPVRTDITENAGMAPPGAGDMAWEHAKTMTLLNRVGEPEEIADVIAFLASDKARSITGSTYVSDNGQLLK, encoded by the coding sequence ATGAGTTTCTCCGGCAAAGTGGTGCTAGTGACGGGTGCGAGCTCCGGCATTGGAGCAGCCACCGCTATCCTGTTCTCTAAAGAAGGAGCCAGCGTCGCGATTGTCGGCAGAAATGAAACTAAACTCAGCAACGTTGCGCAGAAGTGCGCGCATCTGGGAGCACAGCCCCTCGTCATCAGAGCAGACGTTGCCAATGAAAAAGAAGCCAGCACCATCATCAAGAAAACGGTAGACCACTTCGGGAAGCTTGACGTTTTAGTTAACAACGCCGGAATAGCAAGGAAAGCTTCTGTTGCTGAATCAAATACTTTGCAAATATACGATGAAGTTATGAACACAAATATGCGCTCCATCGTTCAGCTGACCAGTCTGGCTGCACCGTATCTAGTGGCAACGAAGGGGAACATAGTAAACGTGTCGAGTATAGCATCAACGAAAGTTCTTGGTGAAGGTTTTATGGCGTACTGCGTGTCAAAGGCAGGTCTGGATCACTTCACTCGCTGCGCCGCCTTAGACCTGGCGGCTTCTGGCGTGAGAGTCAACAGCGTGAACCCTGGCCCGGTGAGGACGGACATTACTGAGAATGCTGGAATGGCGCCGCCTGGAGCTGGCGATATGGCATGGGAGCATGCGAAGACAATGACGCTTTTGAACAGAGTGGGGGAGCCTGAGGAAATCGCTGATGTCATCGCGTTCCTGGCCAGCGATAAAGCGAGGAGCATCACCGGTTCTACCTACGTTTCTGATAACGGGCAACTGTTGAAGTGA